A region from the Bacteroidota bacterium genome encodes:
- a CDS encoding c-type cytochrome, whose amino-acid sequence MLKTLPSFGRVGMLRRAMILTMAMLWLSVFRLGAQTPEAEKNFQQCKACHNIEGPKLVGPNLAGVTQRHSQEWLISFIRNSQAMIQAGDPEAVKIWEEYNRIPMPSHDLTDEQIIDILKYIENGGKVADEYLTAQSEAQAEQAALAAQIAAEQEARQQRLLEIERDANRNFGTTFFISLIVLLVALFDLFVTKVVKARFVHITMSLVAVFIILEITYKEATALGRQQYYQPTQPIWFSHKVHAEQNQIDCKYCHTGVDYGKQAGIPNAGLCMNCHNVVRQGKITGTEEIAKIIKAWETGQPIEWVRVHNLPDHVYFNHAQHVNAGKLDCAECHGQVETMHEVMQVSNLSMGWCLDCHRTKEVQFGSNGFYETYAKLHEEFKEGRIRRVTPDMVGGGECMKCHY is encoded by the coding sequence ATGTTGAAAACGCTACCATCCTTCGGGAGAGTGGGAATGCTCAGGCGTGCCATGATTCTGACCATGGCCATGCTTTGGCTTTCCGTTTTCCGGCTGGGGGCACAAACCCCTGAGGCGGAAAAAAACTTCCAGCAATGCAAAGCCTGTCACAACATCGAAGGCCCTAAACTTGTAGGTCCCAATCTTGCCGGCGTTACCCAGCGCCACTCGCAGGAATGGCTGATCAGCTTCATTCGGAACTCGCAGGCAATGATACAGGCCGGCGATCCGGAAGCTGTAAAAATATGGGAGGAATACAACCGCATACCCATGCCATCGCACGATCTGACGGACGAGCAAATCATCGACATTCTCAAGTATATCGAGAATGGTGGAAAAGTTGCCGATGAATACCTTACCGCCCAGTCGGAAGCCCAGGCCGAACAGGCAGCGCTTGCAGCCCAGATTGCTGCCGAGCAGGAAGCACGCCAGCAACGTTTGCTCGAAATTGAGCGCGATGCCAACCGCAATTTTGGAACAACGTTCTTCATTTCGCTCATTGTCCTGCTTGTGGCGCTCTTCGATCTCTTTGTCACCAAGGTGGTCAAAGCCCGGTTTGTGCACATCACCATGAGCCTTGTGGCAGTGTTTATTATCCTAGAAATCACTTACAAAGAAGCCACAGCGCTCGGCAGGCAACAATACTATCAGCCAACACAGCCAATCTGGTTTTCGCACAAGGTGCATGCCGAGCAAAACCAGATCGACTGCAAATACTGCCACACGGGCGTGGATTATGGCAAACAGGCCGGAATACCCAATGCCGGTTTGTGCATGAACTGCCATAATGTAGTCCGTCAGGGCAAAATCACCGGCACCGAAGAGATAGCCAAAATTATCAAGGCATGGGAAACCGGCCAGCCCATCGAATGGGTACGTGTACACAACCTGCCAGATCATGTGTACTTCAACCATGCACAGCATGTGAATGCCGGCAAACTCGATTGCGCAGAGTGCCACGGTCAGGTGGAAACCATGCACGAGGTAATGCAGGTGAGCAATCTGAGCATGGGATGGTGTCTGGATTGCCACCGCACGAAGGAAGTTCAGTTTGGCAGCAACGGTTTTTATGAAACCTATGCCAAGTTGCACGAGGAATTCAAAGAAGGACGGATTCGCAGGGTAACACCCGATATGGTGGGTGGTGGCGAATGCATGAAGTGTCATTACTAA